One genomic window of Hymenobacter sp. J193 includes the following:
- a CDS encoding glycosyltransferase, which produces MPGLSVLLPIYNRNVTRLVAALVRQAPDWPGPVEILCYDDGSGEATRQTNRVVQTWPGVLYHELPHNVGRSAIRNQLAAAARHAWLLLLDNDSLLPDAQFLTRYVAARATAPVLVGGTTYEPAEPSDAALRLRWLYGLQREARSASMRQRNAYSQLTINNILIRADLFRSIGLDEHLTRYGHEDTKLGWALRAQQVAVLHLNNPVLHDGLEPAPEFLRKSRQAVLNLAQLYRSEGLGTDTKLLRSALRLRRLGLDQAYCRGFALVQRRVRRQVLLARPGSLRQFDALKLYWLLLALGRPETHRPQTQTASPVEAGG; this is translated from the coding sequence GTCCGGCAGGCACCCGACTGGCCCGGCCCGGTCGAAATTCTGTGCTACGATGATGGCTCCGGGGAAGCTACGCGCCAAACAAACCGCGTGGTGCAGACGTGGCCCGGAGTGTTGTACCACGAACTGCCCCATAACGTCGGGCGCTCAGCCATTCGAAACCAGTTAGCGGCTGCTGCCCGCCACGCTTGGCTGCTGCTGCTCGACAATGATAGTCTGCTGCCCGACGCGCAATTTCTGACTCGCTACGTGGCTGCGCGTGCCACCGCGCCCGTGCTGGTTGGCGGTACTACCTACGAGCCGGCAGAGCCATCCGACGCGGCACTGCGCCTGCGCTGGCTGTATGGCCTGCAGCGCGAGGCGCGTTCGGCATCCATGCGCCAGCGCAACGCCTACAGTCAGCTAACCATCAATAATATATTGATACGCGCCGACCTGTTTCGCAGCATCGGGCTCGATGAACACCTGACGCGCTACGGGCACGAGGATACCAAGCTGGGCTGGGCCCTGCGGGCCCAGCAGGTGGCGGTGCTTCACCTCAACAACCCGGTGCTGCACGATGGGCTGGAGCCGGCCCCGGAGTTTCTGCGCAAGTCGCGGCAGGCGGTGCTCAACCTCGCGCAGTTGTACCGGTCCGAAGGGCTGGGCACCGATACCAAACTCCTGCGCTCGGCCTTGCGCCTGCGCCGCCTGGGGCTGGACCAGGCCTACTGCCGGGGCTTCGCGCTGGTGCAGCGTCGGGTGCGGCGGCAGGTGCTCTTGGCGCGGCCTGGCAGTTTGCGCCAATTTGATGCGCTCAAGCTGTACTGGCTGCTGCTGGCGCTGGGCCGCCCCGAAACTCACCGGCCCCAAACGCAAACCGCCAGCCCGGTGGAGGCTGGCGGCTGA